Proteins from a genomic interval of Staphylococcus debuckii:
- the pbp4 gene encoding penicillin-binding protein PBP4 codes for MKRILSIIISILFLGSVLITPNVHAQQTPVEISKHYHQTLDKQYNPKGAYVVTQQGQILYNYQGDQSIDPASTTKLMTAYLVLEAANQGKIHYSDSVKITPRYEQLAQLPNLTTFPLKNKQTYTIDQLLKQAMLESSNAATIVLAEKVDGDVSRFTDKMNAKAKELGMIHTHFTNPSGANNRLIQQFAPKGYASETASKSTAKDMAILSRAIIKKYPKILQYSSLRTNSQYGKTLTNTNLSLPNSVDACKGVQGLKTGTSENGYNLALTAERNHLCIDTTVMNVQPYPSEVSKHARQKIANALTEDAFKHYEYRKVIGKGEHEIDGKTYEVKQDLYDVVPKDKHQYKLKITDDKLQVDYPRQFLKGAHAPSVKAQHVIHWGRHLLGFVVMVSVVLLISAIIYIVVKRRN; via the coding sequence TTGAAAAGGATTCTAAGTATTATTATTTCGATTTTATTTTTAGGGTCAGTTCTTATAACGCCCAACGTTCACGCACAACAAACGCCAGTGGAAATTTCGAAACACTATCACCAAACTTTAGATAAGCAATATAATCCTAAAGGTGCCTATGTGGTGACGCAGCAAGGTCAGATTCTCTACAATTATCAAGGAGACCAAAGTATTGATCCCGCTTCTACCACTAAACTCATGACTGCTTATTTAGTTCTAGAGGCTGCCAATCAAGGAAAGATTCATTACTCGGACAGCGTAAAGATTACTCCTAGATATGAACAGCTGGCGCAATTACCCAATCTCACTACTTTTCCTTTAAAAAATAAACAAACTTATACAATAGATCAGCTCCTTAAACAGGCGATGCTCGAATCAAGCAACGCAGCAACTATCGTTCTAGCTGAGAAAGTAGATGGCGATGTTTCACGTTTCACAGATAAGATGAATGCAAAAGCGAAAGAATTAGGAATGATACATACACATTTCACCAATCCTAGCGGCGCCAACAATCGTTTAATTCAACAATTTGCGCCTAAAGGCTATGCAAGCGAAACCGCTTCAAAAAGTACTGCCAAGGATATGGCGATACTATCAAGAGCGATTATTAAGAAATATCCTAAAATACTACAGTACTCATCATTGCGCACAAATTCGCAATATGGAAAGACTTTAACGAATACCAATCTTTCACTACCAAATTCGGTTGATGCTTGTAAAGGAGTTCAAGGTTTGAAAACTGGCACAAGTGAAAACGGCTATAATTTAGCACTTACAGCCGAGCGCAACCATTTGTGTATCGATACGACAGTTATGAATGTACAACCTTATCCGAGCGAAGTTTCAAAACATGCGCGTCAAAAAATCGCGAATGCTTTAACTGAAGATGCCTTCAAACATTATGAATATCGTAAAGTTATTGGCAAAGGTGAACATGAAATTGACGGCAAAACTTATGAAGTCAAACAAGATTTATATGATGTCGTTCCAAAAGACAAGCATCAATACAAATTGAAAATCACAGATGATAAGCTGCAAGTCGATTACCCTCGTCAATTTCTGAAAGGCGCACATGCACCGAGTGTTAAAGCGCAGCACGTTATTCATTGGGGGCGGCACCTTCTGGGTTTCGTCGTTATGGTTAGCGTGGTTTTATTAATATCTGCTATCATTTATATTGTAGTAAAACGTCGTAATTAA
- a CDS encoding MDR family MFS transporter — translation MAQLEKRDKTLLIAILMVGSFVAILNQTLMTTALPSIMKQMHLTSSTVQWLTSIFMLVNGIMIPITAYLTQRFTTRTLYFSALTFFIIGSLICVATDQFNVILIGRAVQAMGAGILMPLMQTVLFLVYPANKRGQAMGMFGLVVGFAPAIGPTLSGWVVSQYSWKVIFYILLVVTIIDLLFALKYVKNVTDVTKPKLNMLSVTLSTLGFAALLFGFSEAGNLGWTHPLVYSMIIVGIIILTFFVLKQLRMKNPFLNVRVFSYKSFTMNMILVCIVFISFIGSQTVLSFYMQDLHHFSPLKSGLALMPGGIITGILSPITGRIFDKYGGKFLSIAGLTIVVITSFAFTQVDAHTSFTYITIFFAISLAANAMVFNPLTTAALNNLPRPMVPHGTSMNNTMRQVGAAMGSAMLVTVMNTAILNPHQYGLDGLVHGVRVAYIVICVIAVIGLILAIFNPTSKKGYTEK, via the coding sequence TTGGCACAGTTAGAAAAACGTGATAAGACATTGCTCATTGCTATTTTAATGGTAGGTTCATTTGTGGCGATTTTGAACCAAACATTAATGACAACTGCATTGCCGAGCATCATGAAACAAATGCATTTAACCAGCAGTACAGTGCAATGGCTGACTTCTATATTCATGCTAGTGAACGGAATTATGATTCCGATAACTGCCTACTTAACACAACGTTTTACGACGAGAACGCTTTATTTTTCAGCACTGACGTTCTTCATTATCGGATCGCTCATATGCGTAGCTACTGATCAATTTAATGTGATATTAATTGGACGTGCGGTTCAAGCCATGGGTGCAGGTATTCTGATGCCTCTCATGCAAACAGTATTGTTTTTAGTATATCCAGCTAATAAACGTGGTCAAGCTATGGGAATGTTCGGCTTAGTTGTTGGGTTTGCGCCTGCAATCGGACCGACATTATCAGGTTGGGTAGTCTCTCAATATAGCTGGAAAGTCATTTTCTATATCTTGTTAGTCGTGACGATTATTGATTTATTGTTTGCGTTGAAATACGTGAAGAACGTGACAGATGTGACGAAACCGAAATTGAATATGCTGTCCGTGACATTATCGACATTAGGATTTGCGGCCTTGTTATTCGGGTTTAGTGAAGCAGGCAACTTAGGATGGACACATCCACTCGTCTATTCAATGATTATCGTCGGCATCATCATCTTGACTTTCTTTGTATTAAAACAATTAAGAATGAAGAATCCGTTTCTTAATGTCCGTGTCTTTAGTTATAAGTCCTTTACAATGAATATGATTCTGGTATGTATTGTCTTTATTTCCTTTATTGGCAGTCAAACAGTATTATCCTTCTATATGCAGGATTTACATCATTTTTCACCCTTGAAATCTGGTTTAGCTTTGATGCCAGGAGGAATTATTACAGGTATCTTATCACCGATTACAGGTCGAATCTTCGACAAATATGGTGGTAAATTCTTATCCATTGCAGGCTTGACAATTGTCGTAATAACTTCATTTGCATTCACCCAAGTTGATGCACACACGTCATTTACTTATATCACAATATTCTTTGCGATATCATTAGCTGCAAACGCGATGGTATTCAACCCATTAACCACAGCTGCTCTAAACAACTTGCCACGACCAATGGTGCCACATGGTACTTCCATGAATAATACAATGCGTCAAGTTGGAGCTGCCATGGGATCAGCCATGTTAGTCACTGTGATGAATACAGCAATCTTAAATCCGCATCAATATGGTTTAGATGGCTTAGTTCACGGTGTACGCGTTGCCTACATTGTGATTTGCGTCATTGCAGTTATTGGCTTGATATTAGCGATCTTCAATCCTACTTCTAAAAAAGGATATACAGAAAAATAG
- a CDS encoding Ig-like domain-containing protein: MNKYNNKSKIVTTKVLDRTAPKVPTVTKITTKTKVVSGKGEAGSVVYIYNGKTKIGQATIDTKGNYKLNIKLQKKGTKLTIYALDKAKNKSTVTTIKVG, translated from the coding sequence GTGAATAAATATAATAATAAAAGTAAAATTGTTACAACGAAAGTGTTAGATAGAACAGCCCCTAAAGTGCCTACGGTGACTAAGATAACTACAAAGACAAAAGTAGTAAGTGGAAAAGGAGAGGCTGGATCTGTAGTATATATCTATAATGGCAAAACTAAAATTGGTCAAGCCACTATTGATACTAAAGGAAATTATAAATTAAATATCAAACTCCAGAAAAAAGGAACTAAATTGACAATCTATGCTTTAGATAAAGCGAAAAACAAAAGTACAGTTACTACAATAAAAGTAGGCTAA
- a CDS encoding type 1 glutamine amidotransferase domain-containing protein, translated as MKKIMIVNTSSDHFGDNDKPTGLWLGELVHFYDYFNNDDYQIDLFNIEGGNTPIDPVSLKPYTLDKVTKKYYEDESFMNLLKNSPSIKEAHPSEYDVIYFTGGHGVMFDFPENEDIQKAIKEIYNHGGIVSAVCHGLAALLNVKDDNGRYLIDNKSITGFSNTEEVLANRKKLVPFMLETELKRRGANYSKALLPLRPYVETEGRLVTGQNPESPKQVAEAVAKIL; from the coding sequence ATGAAAAAAATCATGATTGTAAATACGAGCAGTGACCATTTCGGCGACAATGACAAACCAACAGGATTATGGCTAGGCGAACTTGTTCATTTCTATGATTATTTTAATAACGATGATTATCAAATTGACCTATTCAACATTGAGGGCGGTAATACACCGATTGATCCAGTCAGTTTGAAACCTTACACTTTGGATAAAGTAACTAAAAAATATTATGAAGATGAAAGCTTTATGAATTTATTGAAAAACTCACCTTCAATCAAAGAAGCACATCCGAGCGAGTACGATGTAATTTATTTTACAGGCGGACACGGCGTCATGTTTGATTTCCCTGAAAATGAAGATATCCAAAAAGCTATCAAAGAAATATACAATCATGGTGGTATCGTTTCTGCAGTCTGCCATGGCTTAGCAGCTTTATTAAATGTTAAAGATGACAATGGCAGATACCTCATAGATAATAAATCAATCACTGGATTCTCCAATACAGAAGAAGTATTAGCGAACCGTAAGAAATTAGTGCCATTTATGTTGGAAACCGAATTGAAAAGAAGAGGCGCAAATTACAGCAAAGCACTCCTGCCATTAAGACCTTATGTTGAAACGGAGGGTCGTTTAGTGACTGGTCAAAATCCAGAGTCACCTAAACAAGTGGCAGAAGCCGTAGCTAAAATTTTATAA
- a CDS encoding trypsin-like serine peptidase encodes MIKVAKKAGMRKYIYGVALGLMMICVLLMFQVNKVQAAETTGINKVVNHKVINGKMNQTQGNTQAPQTATKTVNTKVVPSQKIPTTSQSTTTPKMTQNKLPQKTTVVHNYKNVPQSAKAPAKVAPKMKPQLLASTVNTTKAKPKVAAPVKKVAVAPKKTVPVNTKKPAVAVKAQPKTVKTAPKSKATTAKAKPQLLATTTKSQPVKKAPVKVVSKPKAVPKPAPKVASKPTASNYYNQAPKRWPANMPGGDNVRDFGQTTYASGINDALKIMKASGNKGVSIEHTTPQAANIATVYNWNPTAKALTYGTGTAIGKHTILTANHVVNDQQAHKPMTPSKVQNLRINLAQQGSKVMRTLTVTGVKMMQYGDVALLYTNEDISKYMSVRKIAPEASITNMKANTPIHLYHYGLPAGQFKNDPMGTMYHSRGKYSMMARNVNPIGYYQMMAEPGSSGGAILNSKSEVIGVHAFRIASGEYQKYNLNTMAELRGNLRKEVLKNIK; translated from the coding sequence ATGATAAAAGTGGCTAAGAAAGCTGGGATGAGAAAGTATATTTATGGCGTCGCATTAGGATTAATGATGATTTGCGTACTCTTGATGTTTCAAGTGAATAAAGTACAAGCTGCAGAGACGACAGGAATCAATAAAGTCGTCAATCATAAAGTAATCAATGGAAAAATGAATCAAACTCAAGGTAATACACAAGCACCGCAAACAGCAACGAAAACTGTAAATACGAAAGTAGTGCCATCTCAGAAGATACCAACTACATCTCAGTCCACAACTACTCCGAAAATGACACAAAATAAACTACCTCAGAAAACGACAGTAGTTCATAATTATAAGAACGTACCTCAATCAGCGAAAGCACCTGCTAAGGTTGCGCCGAAAATGAAACCGCAATTATTAGCAAGCACAGTTAATACGACTAAAGCTAAGCCTAAAGTAGCGGCTCCAGTTAAGAAAGTAGCAGTAGCACCGAAAAAGACAGTGCCTGTGAACACTAAGAAACCTGCAGTGGCAGTAAAAGCTCAGCCTAAAACTGTAAAAACTGCACCGAAAAGCAAGGCGACAACTGCAAAAGCTAAGCCGCAGTTGTTAGCTACAACTACGAAAAGTCAACCGGTCAAAAAGGCACCGGTTAAAGTCGTAAGCAAACCTAAAGCTGTACCGAAACCTGCACCAAAAGTAGCGTCAAAACCGACCGCAAGCAATTACTATAACCAAGCACCCAAACGCTGGCCCGCTAATATGCCTGGTGGCGACAATGTTCGTGATTTTGGACAGACTACGTATGCTTCTGGCATTAATGATGCTTTAAAAATTATGAAAGCATCTGGTAATAAAGGGGTGTCTATTGAGCATACTACACCCCAAGCTGCGAATATCGCTACGGTATATAATTGGAATCCAACAGCTAAAGCTTTAACGTATGGAACTGGAACAGCTATAGGCAAACATACTATTTTGACAGCAAATCATGTAGTGAATGATCAACAAGCACATAAACCGATGACGCCGTCTAAAGTGCAAAATTTACGCATTAATTTAGCGCAACAAGGTTCCAAAGTGATGCGTACACTTACAGTTACAGGTGTTAAAATGATGCAGTATGGCGATGTGGCTTTATTGTATACGAATGAAGATATTTCTAAATATATGAGCGTACGTAAAATTGCGCCAGAAGCTTCGATAACGAATATGAAAGCCAACACACCGATTCACTTATATCATTACGGTTTGCCTGCTGGTCAATTCAAAAATGATCCAATGGGCACGATGTATCATTCAAGAGGTAAATACTCCATGATGGCACGTAACGTCAATCCAATCGGTTACTATCAAATGATGGCTGAGCCAGGCTCATCAGGGGGTGCTATTTTAAATAGTAAAAGTGAAGTCATCGGCGTACATGCTTTCAGAATTGCTTCAGGTGAATATCAAAAGTACAACCTTAATACCATGGCAGAATTAAGAGGCAACCTTCGTAAAGAAGTCTTAAAAAATATAAAATAA
- a CDS encoding NAD-dependent protein deacylase yields MENKIEQLKEIIHDANQITFFTGAGISVASGIPDFRSVGGLYDEVSKKGMSPEYLLSTEYFQNDPLGFMDFCHEYLLFADKKPNAVHEWIADLEKEGKSLGVITQNIDGLHADAGSEQVDELHGTLNRFYCIECAQEYTKSDVIERDLRTCERCGGPLRPDIVLYGEMLDQGTIMNALNKIREADTLVVLGSSLVVQPAAGLISNFAGKNLVIINLDSTPYDYDADLVIHEDMVKVVKALNRIE; encoded by the coding sequence ATGGAAAATAAAATTGAACAATTAAAAGAAATCATTCATGATGCAAATCAGATTACTTTCTTTACAGGTGCTGGAATTTCAGTAGCTAGCGGTATTCCTGATTTCCGCTCTGTTGGCGGTTTGTATGATGAAGTATCGAAGAAAGGTATGTCGCCGGAATATTTGTTAAGTACGGAGTATTTCCAAAATGACCCTCTAGGATTTATGGACTTTTGTCATGAGTATTTACTTTTTGCAGATAAGAAACCTAATGCGGTACATGAGTGGATTGCAGATTTAGAAAAAGAAGGTAAATCGTTAGGCGTAATTACTCAAAATATCGATGGGTTGCACGCCGATGCTGGCAGTGAGCAAGTGGACGAATTACATGGTACGTTAAATCGTTTTTATTGTATAGAATGTGCGCAAGAATATACGAAAAGTGATGTTATTGAGCGTGATTTGCGTACATGCGAGAGATGCGGCGGACCGCTTCGCCCAGACATCGTGCTGTATGGCGAAATGCTGGATCAAGGTACGATAATGAATGCGTTGAATAAGATAAGAGAAGCGGATACTTTAGTAGTCTTAGGGTCATCACTCGTAGTCCAACCTGCTGCAGGATTAATTTCCAACTTTGCAGGTAAAAATTTAGTGATTATTAATTTAGATTCGACCCCTTATGATTATGATGCAGATTTAGTTATTCATGAGGATATGGTCAAAGTAGTGAAAGCATTGAATAGAATTGAATAA
- a CDS encoding NAD-dependent epimerase/dehydratase family protein, translating into MQTVLGSNGQIGQEIAKELYKNYTKDIRLVSRKPHKIHDTDEVVPADLMKYEDTLKAIEGSDVVYFAVGLPADSEMWEKRFPVMMGNVIKACAETHSKLAFFDNTYMYEKNANVQTESSPFVPVGRKSKARAKMAEMLLTAMKEGKIEALIGRAPEFYGPDLTQSITNSLVFNRVKADKKAIIPISASVLRTLIWTPDASRALALLGNTPDAFGQTWHLPTDKSVTYKKLIEITEEVTGKNIKYTVLPMWAFKIGSLFNSQVKELMELLPRYKYNNIFNSDKFKKRFPEFKVTTYKEGIQQVFKK; encoded by the coding sequence ATGCAAACAGTTTTAGGAAGTAACGGCCAAATTGGTCAAGAAATCGCTAAAGAGCTTTATAAAAATTATACGAAAGACATTCGCTTAGTCAGCAGAAAACCGCACAAAATTCATGATACAGACGAAGTAGTACCTGCCGATTTAATGAAATACGAAGATACTTTGAAAGCCATTGAAGGCAGCGACGTAGTTTACTTTGCTGTAGGTTTGCCTGCCGATTCAGAAATGTGGGAAAAACGCTTTCCAGTTATGATGGGAAATGTCATCAAAGCGTGTGCAGAAACGCACAGTAAACTAGCATTCTTCGACAATACGTATATGTATGAAAAAAATGCGAATGTACAAACAGAAAGCAGTCCTTTTGTTCCAGTGGGACGTAAATCAAAAGCCCGCGCAAAAATGGCTGAAATGTTATTAACAGCTATGAAAGAAGGAAAAATTGAAGCCTTGATTGGCCGTGCTCCAGAATTCTATGGCCCTGATCTGACACAAAGTATCACTAATTCTTTAGTTTTCAATCGTGTGAAAGCAGATAAAAAAGCCATCATTCCAATTAGCGCTTCAGTATTACGTACTTTAATTTGGACACCGGATGCAAGTCGTGCGCTAGCGTTACTAGGTAATACCCCAGACGCTTTCGGACAAACATGGCACTTGCCGACAGATAAAAGCGTGACTTATAAAAAATTAATCGAAATAACTGAAGAAGTAACCGGTAAAAATATTAAATATACCGTTTTACCGATGTGGGCTTTCAAAATAGGCAGTCTTTTCAATAGTCAAGTTAAAGAATTAATGGAATTATTACCAAGATATAAATATAATAATATTTTCAATTCAGATAAATTTAAAAAACGCTTCCCAGAATTTAAAGTAACAACGTACAAAGAAGGCATTCAACAAGTCTTTAAAAAGTAA
- a CDS encoding ArsR/SmtB family transcription factor has translation MGEETLEIFKRGTKILNILQDEKRQQILILLCREKQLTVKEITAILPISRPAVSHHLKLMLDAGLLSVTQTGLERYYSSDLDDTLEWLKELTNSLEANLKK, from the coding sequence ATGGGAGAAGAAACATTAGAAATATTTAAAAGAGGAACGAAAATTTTAAACATTCTTCAAGATGAAAAACGTCAACAAATTCTTATTTTATTATGTAGAGAGAAACAACTGACAGTGAAGGAAATCACTGCAATCTTGCCGATCTCACGTCCTGCTGTTTCTCATCATTTAAAGTTAATGTTGGATGCAGGCCTTTTATCCGTAACACAGACAGGGCTTGAACGCTATTACAGTTCTGATTTAGACGACACCTTAGAATGGTTGAAGGAATTGACAAATTCTCTTGAAGCAAATTTGAAAAAATAA
- a CDS encoding NAD-dependent epimerase/dehydratase family protein, giving the protein MTKIFVTGATGLIGTKLTKRLLEEGYEVAGFTTSDKGKEKLQNAGVTPYVGDIFDYDSIDAAIGDFKPDVILNEITDLKNADMAANTKVRIEGTKNLVDVAIKHGVESMQSQSIAFVYAGGEGLATEKTPLDYNATGDRKVTVEGVEGLEKETARLKNHVILRYGWLYGPGTWYGKDGMIYNQFIDGKVEMTDGVQSFIHIDDAVETAIQALNFETGTYNVADDDPVKGDVWADWYADQLGVSPEINIQPAEPFERGVSNEKFKAQGGKLIYSSWREGMKDIK; this is encoded by the coding sequence ATGACAAAAATATTTGTGACAGGTGCTACTGGATTAATCGGTACAAAATTAACGAAACGCTTATTAGAAGAAGGTTATGAAGTCGCTGGCTTTACTACTTCCGATAAAGGAAAAGAAAAATTGCAGAATGCAGGCGTAACACCGTATGTCGGAGATATCTTCGACTACGACTCCATCGATGCAGCAATTGGTGACTTCAAACCGGATGTTATTTTAAATGAAATTACGGATTTGAAAAATGCAGATATGGCAGCAAATACTAAAGTCAGAATTGAAGGTACTAAGAATTTAGTAGATGTGGCAATTAAACATGGTGTGGAAAGCATGCAATCTCAAAGTATTGCCTTTGTTTATGCAGGCGGTGAAGGTTTAGCAACTGAGAAAACACCCTTAGACTACAATGCGACAGGAGATCGCAAAGTCACTGTTGAAGGTGTGGAAGGCTTAGAAAAAGAAACCGCACGTCTCAAAAATCATGTTATCCTTCGTTATGGCTGGTTATATGGACCAGGCACGTGGTATGGCAAAGATGGTATGATATATAACCAATTTATAGATGGAAAAGTTGAAATGACAGACGGCGTTCAATCGTTTATTCATATCGATGATGCCGTAGAAACAGCGATTCAAGCATTAAACTTTGAAACAGGCACATATAATGTGGCAGACGACGACCCTGTAAAAGGAGATGTTTGGGCTGATTGGTATGCCGACCAGTTAGGTGTCTCTCCAGAAATTAATATTCAACCCGCCGAACCATTCGAACGTGGTGTGAGTAATGAAAAATTTAAAGCACAAGGCGGAAAATTGATTTATTCTTCATGGCGAGAAGGAATGAAAGATATTAAGTAA
- a CDS encoding CPBP family intramembrane glutamic endopeptidase, which yields MKYLINALKIIGTILLLFLVVVLAQNIGIVWHALHLHSFKYILHGITYLVVALLLFKLVANKVYKRNLAYFRITRFKFIKVCVLLGLLLPIAVTSFYLIFIPGHWVVTDLKSNQEYSAMLIEIFFLGGIVAPIVEEMMFRGFLLKYIEKKTNIYVALGLTSVLFGAIHLVNGKLTGMSLIMLLAAGTAVGLMYGLAAYKFNTVWASIPLHMFWNMSAVITVTDHNMEYGVFQYIIKANNTFLTGGTYGMDASGISIIGYITVAVLLIYWRRFYSTEKQKL from the coding sequence ATGAAATATTTAATTAACGCACTTAAAATTATTGGAACCATTCTTTTATTATTTTTAGTCGTAGTGCTTGCACAGAACATTGGAATCGTTTGGCATGCATTGCATCTGCATTCTTTTAAATATATTTTGCATGGCATTACTTATTTAGTTGTAGCGCTACTGCTTTTTAAACTCGTTGCTAATAAGGTGTATAAAAGGAATTTAGCTTACTTCAGAATTACGCGCTTTAAATTCATTAAAGTCTGCGTGCTTTTAGGCCTGCTTTTACCTATCGCCGTGACGAGCTTCTATCTTATATTTATTCCTGGCCATTGGGTTGTAACTGATTTGAAAAGTAACCAAGAGTATAGCGCTATGCTGATTGAAATCTTTTTCCTTGGCGGGATTGTCGCACCTATTGTAGAAGAAATGATGTTTAGAGGCTTCTTGCTTAAATATATTGAAAAGAAAACCAATATATATGTTGCGCTAGGTCTGACTTCTGTCTTATTCGGAGCAATTCATTTAGTCAATGGAAAGTTGACAGGAATGAGTTTGATTATGTTATTGGCAGCTGGAACAGCGGTAGGATTGATGTATGGACTTGCTGCTTATAAATTTAATACAGTATGGGCAAGCATTCCGCTTCATATGTTCTGGAATATGAGCGCTGTCATTACAGTGACTGATCACAATATGGAGTACGGTGTATTTCAATATATTATCAAAGCAAATAATACATTCTTAACAGGCGGAACTTACGGAATGGATGCGTCTGGCATCTCAATCATTGGTTATATCACAGTAGCAGTTCTTCTTATTTATTGGAGAAGATTTTATTCGACAGAAAAGCAAAAATTATAA